ACCTTGGCATTCCAGGGCTCTAGGTCACTCTGCTGCCCAGACACCTCCAGATGCCTTGCCCTGGAGAGTGCCCACGCTCACGGCCAGGCTTTAAGGCCCCATCGTCTGAGCCCAGccactttcccctcccctctgtaCCTTTGCGCTTCCTCCTCCAGAAATCCCATCCATGATGCCCTGTTCAGCTCCATCTCCATCTcaccccctccaggaagccttctggcCCCACCCCTATCTCCTGtggcacctattatgtgcctacAGAGCCATTTATCTTGACCCTCACAACAGCTTTGCCAGGCAGGCTTGCTTTGCATTTACATtctaaaaaaatgaggaaacaaggctcagagaggttgagtcatTTTCCTAAGACCACACAGCTGGAAAGTGCTGGAATTTAAATCCAGATCTATCTGACCTTGGAGCACTCATTGGAGATACTTCCTATTGTACCTCTTGAGAGCTGGATATCTTTTCTCATGctatagttaatttttttcctattaaaaataacatttaatattgggaaaaagagcaaaaaaaacaaGTCAACTGTGATCCCACCACCCAGCCGCAGTCACTTTAACATTTGGCTGAACATGCTTCCAGTCTCCTGTGCCTGCACATAAATGCATGTGTGTACATTCACCCACGTATGTTCTCATGGCAATCTCATGCAATCGCCTCGTGAACATCTCTGATCTCACCACCTAGGATGTAGTCCAAAAGGGGAGCAGTTTTCATCTTCACTTCACCTGTCCCCGGTACCTGGCACGCAGCAGGTACATAATAAGCACTGGTGATCTGACTGTAGGATGATCATGCGGCAGAGAAAAAAAACGAAGACCTGGTGCTCATTCCGATTTTGTCACAGACAAGCTGTGTGACTTGACTCTCTCTGAGCCTGGTTCCCTTGTTTGAGGGAAAGAAATCTAGGACTGGATGATGTCTGAGGAAGGAATGTGGCTTCTCACCTGGagtggaagggaggaggaaaCTGGGGCAGAGCTCCTGTCTCAGGCTTTGGAGCACTtgctggagggtggggggaggacagacagacacagagacacagagcaaGATGAAGGAGTGAGTCCGCTTTCTACCACCACAATCATCTACCcaactccccctcccaccctccctcattatGGACCCTCCTTAGCAATGACATTGGGAACAGCGCTCACCATGTCCCCAGGCACCCCTGGCAGACAAAAGTTCCTATTTGCTGTGTAGAAGACCTGCCCGACCGTCTGTGAGAGCTGGGCCTTTTCCACAGTCCATGGGACCTCTGGGCAGGAGGACACACACACCTGGGGGCAGAGAGCATGCTGAGGGGCTGGTATGAAGACCCTGGGGGAGATCTGGGGACAGAGGCAGGTCCCAGACTCTGACCTGGGGTGTGGGGCACTCCGGGCCATTCTGGGTGATCCCGATGATGTTGGTGGTTAGGACGCAGCTGAAGATGTTGAAGTATAGGAGATATGGTTTATCTCTGTAGGAGAGAAGGAAGCGTATGCATCAGGGCTTGGTCAAGCCTCCGGGAAAGAGAGGGACTGCCAGGGCTGTGCCTCAAGAGTGCAATGGGCCCAGTTCCTGGCctcaggaagctcagctcagctGGGGAGGTATGGGAGACGCCTGAAAGATTGCCCAGAGGAATTCAGCATCGCCACTGCTAACAAAAGGGTTAAGAGCTTGAACTCTGGAGCCAGCTTTATGACCTTGAATAAGTCATCTAACCACTCACTGCCTCAGTTCCATCACATGTAAAattatagtacctacctcacaaggtttaaatgagtttgtgtgtgtaAAGTACACTGCCTGCCTGGAATGCCATATAAATGTTAgtggttttattatttattgaacgTTTCCTGCATGCTGGGACTGATAGCCTTGCTTCTGGAATCATCCTTGTGTTtcagaagaagaaatcaaagttCGGAGATGTTGAGTACCTTGCCGGAGGTCACAAACCAGAACTTACTTAGCCCAGTTGGGGATTCAAATGACCATCTCTGAACCCTAAAACCCATGCATTTAACCATGACTCTTTGCTGCCTCCTAATTCTAGGGGGACTCAGAAGCCACTGGCCAGCAGTGGAGGCTGTTCTACGTGGCCTGGAGTGGTGAGATTCAGGGAGGCTGAGGTGGAGTGGTCCCCTACCCATCCCCCATctcacctccctcctgccccctcttCTTGCCTTCATACTCACTTGTTTTCCCCGATCCCGCAATAGGCCCCAGTAGAGTTCCTGGGGTAGAGGACTTGCTGGGGGTCTCCATACACCCAGGctggagacagagacacacagatgaATCAGCGGAGTGCGGTAGGGACTTAAGAGGGAAAGGCCGTGGGTGTGGTCCCTCCTTGGGACAATAATGTCCCCCAGCCACTGCCCAGCTCTGCACTGCCAGAAACTCACCCACAAGCCCCACGGCGATGTAACCCagaatgaagaggaagaagaggacacAGCAGATGATATCTGTGCAGCTCCTTGGAGAGAAATGGGGGAAACCTTTGGAGAGGGCATGCTGGGGAGTGGGGGGGTAGCATGGTCTGGAGGAGTCGTGCTTTGGAGAGTTGGGGGATGCTGGAAAGTAGGCATAGGTagctttcattttattctctttaagaAAACCTTTTTCTGGGTGGGTAAACTTTCTTCTGAAGTTTAAAACAGGAAAGGGCACAGTTCAGAAGTGCTCAGCTGGATGAATTTTCCCAAAGGACACATGCCTGTGTAGCCAGCTCCCAGGCCAAGACACAGAACATCACCAGCAGCCGGGAAGCCCCCTTGTGCCCCCTCCACACACGACAGTCTCCCCAGGGCCACCACTCTCCTGGGGCAGGAGGTTTTTTCCTCACAAGTTTCTTACCAATATTTCAGCAAATATGAAGCAAAACCCAGACACCGCCCCCATCCGCCCCCCGACCCCACCAGCACAGTGCCCAGAACTCACCTGTTCTTGATGGGGCCTCGAAAGGAGGAGTCATATTTGGCTGGTTTCCCTGAAGGGCATGGGGAGGAGTGTGGAGAGTGAGGCATTGAGAGGGGTCTCTCGCCCCATTTCCAGTCCCTCCAAACCCTTCCCCACAGCAGGAGATACGCTGCGCCAGGGTCCTACCTGGTCCTCAGGAGTCTGGGGGGGAGATAGacaggggcagggctggcaggAGGGGAAATTAGAGAACGGGAAGGGTGGGATCGAGGCTTGGTCAGCAGCTTCACTGGTCACTGTGCCCTCCAACCAGGCGGCCtcggagggaggggaaagggcagCTTTTTATGGGTCATTTACGGCTCACACCTCAACGCCCTCAGCCAAAGTCATCAATTCCCACAGGGACTGGGTGGGGGCGGCCCTGTAGCTCCCACCCCGAAGGGAGCTTAGTCCCCAGGCTACTGCCAGTCTCTGGGAGAGCAGTCAGGGTGACACCTGAGCCGGGCAGTTGAGATTGTGGCCGTGCGTCCTGTTCCTGGTCCTCCCTGAGTACacacagggaggaggtgaggcCAGGCAGCCAGGGTCCTGTGTGGGCACCGAGGAGGGAGGACAGAGGGCTGAGCAAGAGTGTGGGGAGGGGTGCGGTCCGTTCTCCCAGGTGCTCTGGACTCTGTCCCTCCATGGTTCTCAGACGTGATGTCAATGATTGACCCAAAGCTGTTCCAGGAAGTCTGTGGGGTGTCCCCACTGCTCCCTACCCTAACTCCCTTTGGACCAAGCCTCGCCTCTGGAAGGTCCCTCCCTTGGGGTTCCTTCCTTTCCAGACTAGAAGTTCAGACCCCCGAAACCCCAAGGAACCTCTGCAGGCAGGGCCCTAACCCTCACTGCTCACAGGGATCCCAAAGGCTGGTCCCAGTTCCCTCTCCCTGCAGACTcctccaccccgccccctgcccttGTCCTCAGGACCCCTTGGGGCAGCCTCCCAGCCTTTGCTCCTCACAGAGATCCTGGAGACAGGctgcctcctccttctcctcaggCCTTACCCTTCACAGGAACCCCAGAAGTCTGCTGCCCCTATTCCTAATGTGCTCTGAGCGAGACGCCCTCCTAGCAGAGAACCCAGAGGCTGGTCCCCAGCCCTCTCTCTCCACCAAGATCTGCAGCCCCTACTCCTCTCAGGGACCCCCAGCAGAACCCACTGCCCCTGCCACTCCTCACAGACCCCGGCAGGGAGATCCCCAGCACCATTTCCTCTCAGAGACCCAGAGTCCAGGCTGAAACTCCGCCTCCTTCTCAGGAACCCCAAGCTGTTCCTCCTGACAGCGGCCCAGAGCCCAGCtcactcctcccagcccctgagccCCTTCCTCTGCTCAGGACCCTGACCCTGCCTCCTTCAGGCTCTGCTTCCCAGGGCCCTGTCCTGAGGGGCCCAGAGTCCAGGCGTGACATCACCCCCTTGTCCCAGGGACTCCAGCCCCCCTCCTCATGCAGACCCCAGCTTCACACCCCAAAGGCTCCTCAGCAATGGGCACCCCATCCTCCTCCGAGGACCCTGACTCTGTCTCCTTCCATCAGCTGTTCCCTGGGCCCTCCCCTCGGGGACCACGACTCCCCTCAGCTCCTCTCCCTGGTGCCGGCCCAGCTACCGTTCCCCGGAGCAAGCCTCCCCTCCCTCGCCGGGTCCtgggcccccaccccagccttgcCCCCAGCCTCATACCCCCAGCCTCACCGTAGGCCTCGTTCTGGTCCTGTTTTCCCCCCATGGCTCAGTCTCCAGAGTGATTGGAGCCTGGGAGACCTGGCAGCTCACCTGCCACCAGCcccgccctcccaccctcacGTCACAGCCACACCCCTGCCTGTGGTCCCCGACACACTCTAGTTCCTCCTTCTACACTCTGAGCTGGAGGGCTGGAAGCTGGAAGGCAAGCCTGGTACGTGGGTCAGGTCAGGGCTGCTTGCTCCGGCCTCATGGACGATGGCCTCAAGGACTCACACGCTTAAAGAAAACCCTTCAGAATTCTGCAAACTACTTCAATCGGTAGTACAGTCACGCCTACACCCTCCTGCCAAAGATTAAGTGTGGAGATGAGATTTGCCCTGACTAGACCCTGCCCCACAGTAATCCCCTCacaaccctccccctcccctggagGGTAATCCACACCAGCCACACCTGTCCAGCCTGCTTCTCATCCTCTTTCTGCCCCTTGGACCCACATTCCCTCTGGCTGTGTGTGCTTTTCCGCCAACCATCACCCAGTTTATTATAAacccaacatttattgagaacaaaGGAAACCGGTTAGCACAGAGGCCCAATTTCAATTCATTAAACTTCAGCTGAGGGTGGGGAACAGGGGTGTGGCCAGCCCTGAAGTCACCCTCCCAGGGAGGAACCAGCTCTGGGAGAGAGGGGCTGTCAGACCTCCAGGGCCTGGCTGGGATCTGACTGAGGAATGTGTGAAGGGGTAGGGGGAGAGGAGACGGTAGCACCCCCAGGTGTGGGCAGCAAGTGGCAGAGGTGGCTGCTGAGCTGGTGGCTGTCCAGGGGTTGTGGTCCTCTCTCAGGGGTTGACGGGGGGCAGGGAGCCGAGCTCAGGCAGCAGCTCGGGGTGGGGATCCAGGCGGGCCAGGCGGCTCTGCTCCAGGGCAATGGCCTCAGCTGAGTGCTTGCACTTCTCAGAGCCACACTGGCAGGTGAAATATTTGCTTTTGATGTCCCAGAAGCGGTCACCATAGTCAAACCTGTCAGAGAAGCACAAGAGGTCTGTGGGACCCAGACCCACTCCAAAGCACCCACCCCCATCTTTGGATGGGCTCTAAGCCCTCCTCTGTTCTAATGCACCTGCAGCACCAGCACTGCCTGGTAGCTTGTTAGAAGTGAAGATTCTTCAGGCCCCATCCCAAACCTACTGACTCAGAATCTGTGAGGCTCAGGACTCTGTTTACAGTGACATCGGAGAAGCTCTGCTCTAATCCATGCCTGGAAACCAGGCACTCGCCAGCCGTCTGCTTTCGGTCCTGGGCTTGCTGCATCTCCCACACCCTGGCCGAGCCGCAGGACGCCTCACCCCAGTTCCTCCCCGGCCCGGATGTCTCGGGAGCTGAAGAAGGCAATGCGTGGAAATCGCAGGTCTTGGTGCAGCATGAAGACCCGGACGGGGATGATGTTGGGGTCACACAAGTGGTTGATGAAGCGGCTGATGTTGCCGTAGTAACGGGCGTCGATGCAGTACACCTCTCCATCCTGATGGGAGGGCGTCATTCATCACATCTACCACCACCCTGCTGGCTGGGCCAACCTGCCCACCCCCCTGAccacccagcccctcctcctcagGTTTCCATCTGCTGACTGAGAGGAGGGCGGCAGAGGGGTCTCCTGCCCACCTTGTTGTCTAAGTCGAAGAGATAAGAATCATCCTCTCTCACATCAGCCTCAGCATCAGAGATCAGCTCGCCGACATACCTGTCGGGCAGGGAGTGGTGGTTCTggaggtgagcaggggttacCGGGAGCAGGCTCCAGGCCCTGTCTCTCCTCACAGCCCCACGATTCCTCTTCCACTGTTTGCCAGCTGTTCGTGAATCTCACAGATCAACACAGCTGGAGCTGGGGTGGGCGACCCAAGGCACAGTGGGACCCCAAGGATAGCGGACATCatctgggagggagggggtgggtggcCCCCACCCAGAAGGGGGATCAGGAGGAGGAACCTGGCGACACAGGCACGTGAGGGTACACACAGGACACACTCCCGCCAGCTGGGGTCCCACCAGACAACTAGATCAACAGGCGGGACCGGCAGAGTGGGGCCAGGGATGAGCTGGAGAAGCAGTGGTGGGGAAGTTAGAGGGAGGGGCTCGAGCCGCACCAGAGGATGAATCGGGTGAGCACGGCGGCGCCAAGCCTCTGGGGTGAAGGGATCAGTATCTGTGGGCAGTCGGCCTGGGTGGGGAAATCTGTTCAGGCGTAGACACGGGGGTTTGTGGACTAAGGATCACCCAGCAGGTGGGGGCAACGCTGGGCTGACAGGAGAGGGGTGAGGACGGCAGGAAGGGACGGAGCCACAGGAGCTATGAAGAACTGGGGGTGAGCACACCCACGTCTGGAAAGTAGTGGGAGAGGAGCTGGTGAAGAGGAAGAATGGATGGGTCGCGGGTGAGGACGGTGTCATGGGAGCCAGAGCTAAGGGGGGTGGCAGATGCCAGGAGAATGAGGACTGAGACACACGGGTCAGGGAGCGGGACTGCTGAGAGGCGGCATCAGCAGCGGGGTGAGGGTAAAGGCAGATTTGGACAGGGATGAGCAGTGAGTggatgatggggaaactgaggcccaggaggaaGGGGTCGCTTGTCTCAGTCAAATTGAGAGATGACATGATGGAAGAAAAATGAATGGTTTCTTAAATAGGCAATTGGGGCtggatgactttttttctttttttttcttcttttcttttttaaggccaaAGGAGACCTAGATTACGTTTGAAGGCCGTGGAGTAAAAGCCAGGGGACAGGAAGAGGTAACGGATACTGGGAAGAGAAAGAATTGATGGATGGAGAGGCCTGAGGCCCCTGATGAGGTGGACAGAAAGGTAGCTGTTATCACCTCCATTTTGCAGACaagaaaaatgaggctcaaagaggttgtGAACTTGGCCAAGGACACCCAGCTCTGTCTGTCTGTAAAACTGGGGCTTTCCCCAGTTGggaagggcaggggagagggagtgTGAGGCTCGGAAATACACCGAAAAGGGGAGGGAAAGACGCAGGCACTGTGGTCTGGCCAGAGCggaggctgggggatgggggtcAGAGGAGGCTGGCCAGAGTGGGGGCAGCATGAAGAGCTGGGACCCATCAGGGAGGAGGGCAAAGAGGGAGGCCTGGGAGTCAGCCGTGGCCCTGCATCCAGCCCCACGCCCCCAGGAGCCACAGTACCCCCTTCCCACCACTCACTCGCAAATGAAAGTCCCCTGGGGAATGGTCTGTAGGGCTCGGACGCCCCAGCCCATCTTGGCTGTTCGGTAGAGCTGCAGTCGCaccctgggggtgggagagagggtgaTATTCAGTGGCGTGACCTGGAAGCGCCccgagggagagaagggagaaaggggagtGAGGGGAGCTGAGGGGCTGGGCCTCACTTGATGCCACTCTGCACTACCCGGTTCTTGCAGTTTCTCCAGCAGGAGCACGCCTGGTTACACTCAAAAATCAGCGGGGGCTCGATCTTGTTAAATTCCTGGAGCAGCCGCCCGTCCTGGGGttgagggaggggaggacagTGGTTTCTGTGCGGTGCCCACCTCAGCTGCCCAGGACTCCCAAGACTTCACAGAAAAATCCACTGCTGACCCCAACCCAGACACAGGGAGGACAGGCTGGGGGAGGCCACATATGCTCTTAGTTTATCCAACAGGAAACACACAACCATCGCCCTGGGTTTGCGTATACCTGGGCCAGGCCCCTCTCTGTCCTGGCAACATCCTAGGAATCCCAGGTCTCGCCCTGCCCTCTTTGCTGCTTCCCCCACAGGGTAGAAGGTGAGGGACAAGGTCCCAGGGAGTTGGTGTCAGAGGCCAGCTCCCCCAAAGGAGTGGATGAGTGCGTGTGCGGCCAGGGTGAGGGCACGTACCTTGTCATACCAGCAGCGAATGCTGAGCTGGCCACACAGGCAGTTGGAGCTGGAGCAGTCATCCCCGCATGTGCAGTGCTGGGGCGGGAGGCAGGGTCAGCTCACCCCCCAGAATCAGCCTTGGCCCCTCAGCTtccactgccccctgccccacaaCTGCTGTCCTTCCTCTAGGGTCCACATTGTAGGACAGTGATGGTGATGGTCCcaggatgagggggaatcaaGCTGTTGCTGATGGGGGTGTCTCTAGGGCCACCATGAGCCCATGTGATACCTTCACGTGTCCTAGAAAAAGGACCCCCTCCCTAGGTGGATGCAAGCCCACACCAGAGCTCCCTTTCAGCCCCACCACCTTGGCCAGGTGCCCTCGTTGGCCCACAGTGTGCCCAGCTGTACTTGGTGGCTCTGGGTGTCCCTTTGGGAGGAGGGCCCAGGGCCCTGCACTCACCTGTAGGTGGGTGATGTTGCGGTCTATGTTCATGGTGGACGTCTCGCAGTTCTCCGAGATGTACTTGTAATCCTCGGGGCAGGGCTCCCCGTCCACACCGTTGACACAGGGAATGGGCACGTTCTCATAGCCCCGAGCCACGTCCCTGGCAGGAGGGGAGATGGAGCTGGGTGGCTAGAGCATGGGGTGAGGACTCCCCTaggtggggagagggctgggtgAGGGAAGAGGGTGGCTCTGGGGCTTCACTGGGGCGTGGGGAGTAAGGTGCCCAGATAAAAGGCAGGACactcagttaaatctgaatttcagggtGTCAAGAAACAATTTTTTAGTACAGGTATGTCCCAAACACTGCATGGGACACTCCTAACATTAAAAAAGTATGTACTGTTCACCCGAAATTCTAATTTAGCTGGGTGTTGTCTATTTTTATTTGGTGTATCTAGTTGATGTGTGCGTGTGGCGGGCGGACGGGGGACAGAGGTGGTTTTGGGGACTCAGAGGATTcgaggggccgggggagggggcggaggtGGCTCTGGGTAAAGAGAGAGCCCAGGCTCACCGGCAGATGATCTTCTCAGTGCGGATGGCCCGATTTCCCACCCCGAGCCGCAGCTTGCGGTTGAGCTGGAGCGCAAACCACACGTCAGAGCGCTCAGGGGTCAGGTCCCACGCCGTGTCCCCCTCCTTGTTCCGCAGCTCAGGGTTTGCCCCGCGTGACAGGAACAACCTGGGAGGGGACGGGAAGCCTGTGGGGTCCGGGGCTGTGACAGGGGGCAGAGGAGTGtccaggtgggggaggggtggaggctcACAGCACGCAGTCGTGGTAGCTCTCCCGGGCTGCAATGTGTAGGGGCGTGTCCCCGTGGTAGTTGACAGCGTGGAGGTCGCAGCGGGCGTTCAGGAGAACCTCTGCGATGGCGGCGCTGCCGGTGAAGGAGGCCCAGTGCAGGCAGATGTTCTCCTCCTGTGGAGGTGGCACGGGGAGAGGTCTGAACCCAGCCGGCACCTTGCTCAGGGGCGGGGGGCTGCACCCACCTCCCGCATCCCGACCAAACTCTCACATTGTCTGTGAGGGTGACATCGGCGCCCCTTGTCAGCAGCATGCGGATCACCTCGATGTGCTTGTGCTCTGCGGCCCAGATGATGGGCGTCCACCCCCCACTGTcctgtgggtggggagggaaggaggagggtggaGAGGCAGCTCCAGCCCTGCTCACCCAAACAGATGGGgtcaagagcacaggctccggagcTAGACTCACGCTCagagtcccagctccaccactcacaGGCTGTGGAAcgctgggcaagtcatttaacggctccgggtctcagtttcctcgtttATAAAATGGGACTAGTAAGTGCCTATTGCTCAAGGCTGCgaagtgatttttctctttttaaaaagtatgtatttccttgggacttccctggtggtgcagtggttaagaatctgcctgccaatgcaggggacactggttcgagccctggtctgggaagatcccacatgccgtggagcaactaagcccgtgtgccacaactactgaggccgcgtgccacaactactgcagcccgcgcgcctagagcctgtgctcctcaacaaagagaagccaccgtaatgagaagcccgcacaccgcaacaaagagtagcccccgcttgccgcaactagggaaagcccgcgtgcaacaacgaagacccaacacagccaataaataaatacatgaattaaaaaaaaaaaaaaattaaaagaataaaaaatacatatttccttGATCTGCCCACTCAAAAGTCCTAGAAGCAGGAACCCAATAATAATGACCACCCCTACGTACACAGACTGTAGTCTCTAAAAAATACTTCCCATTTAAAGGAACCAGAGTTTCTTAGAGAAATGGTAGATCCTGAGTCTGGGGCAGGATAGGTACTGAAAAGGATGCTCTCAAAGGCCACTGGGTCATTTCAAAAGCCACAGGAGCCTATGGCAAGGGGCTTCTTCTGGACAAAGGACAGAACAATTCAAAGATCAAGACGagcaccccgatgttcactgcagcactatttacaacagccaggacatggaagcaacctaagtgtccatcaacagagaaacagataaagaagatgtggcacatatatacaatggaatattactcagccataaaaaggaacaaaattgggtcatttgtagagacatggatggacctagagagtgtcatacagagtggaggaaatcagaaaaagaaaaacaagtatcttatattaacgcatatatgtggaatctagaaaaatggtaacgatgatcttatttgcaaagcagaaatagagacacagacgtagagaacaaacgtgtggatacgaaggggaggatgggaggaactgggagattgggattgacacatatacgcTATTGATACCACgtataaaacagacaactaaTGAGGacatactgcatagcacagggaactgtacctaacacactgtggtgacctaaatgggaaggaaatccaaaaaagacgggatatatgtgtatgtatagctgattcattttgctgtacagtagaaactaacacaacattgtaaagcaactatactccaataaaaattaattaaaattaaaaaaacccaaagatcAAGAAGAATGACACAAACTAAAACACCTCCAACACGTGAAAAACTGAGTTAGTAAGGAATCTCACTGGACAGTTCTAGAGATTAAGGCCGCAACTCATTCTGAaaactgataaaaagaaaaaagaaagaaacagaagagagtGAAGAGACATACAAACGAAGGGGGAAAAAGAGATGGGGACAGACTGGAACAGTGTGAAATGCAGGGAAAGGGTCAGAGGTCAGATGAGGGAGAAAGGGGACCTAAAGCCTGAGGCTGAGGCAAGGACCCCAGGGGGCTGGGCCGGAAGCCCGGCCGCTGACCTGGGCGTTGACGTCCACCTGTCCCGTGCTGAGCAGCAGGCTGACCATCTCCAGATTCCCAATTTTGGCTGCGTGGTGGAGGCAGGTGGAGCCGTCTTCCTCCTGAGGGCGATGCAGGCAGATGAGCCGGCTGGCTGGCACCTCAGGCCCGGcccctgagccccaccccggcctgcGCGGCCGCGCACCTTGCTGTAGACGCAGCCCCCGCGCTGCACCATGTAGCGAGCCACCTCCAGGTGGTTGTTCACCACGGCCTCCATCAGCGGCGTCCGCTGCTGCTTGTCCACAGCATTGATGTTCGCTCCAGCCTGCAAGGAGGGGGCACGCGGGCTGGcaccagggaggggctgggcaggggaggggggtccTAGGGCTGGGCCCGCGCTGACCTGCAGCAGTACGTGGCAGATCTCCACAGAGCCCTTCTGGGCAGCCGCGTGCAGGGGCGTGCGCTTGCTCTGCTGGTCGCTCTGGAAGTTGGGGTCCAGGTTGTCCACTGTGGGGAGGGCCCGCCACACcgggagagggagggacaggtGGTAAGCAAGCTAGGGGGTGGGtggcacctcctccaggaaggcttctcaGGGCCCCAACCTGAGTCAGGGACCCCTCCTGGGCCTTCTTTGTGCTCACCTCCACTGCAGCACGGCACTGATCAGAGTAAGGAGAGCACCAGCTCTGCCTGAGTTCAAatggccctgcccctgccccttagTACTGCTGTGCACTGGGCAAGgtagttaacctctctgggcctccgctGGGAAGATTTAAGTGAGTGAACGTGCATAAGCACTCAGAACAGTCCCCAGTCCCCATCATCACGGGTTATTCCCCCACCACACTAAGTCCTTCAGGGCAAGGACGACGTCCCTCATTGCTGCCCTCCTGGCCCCGAGTCCAGTGACTGGTACATAATCGGTGCTCAGGCAGGGTTTGCTGAACGAAGGAGTGGAATACTCACACAGCATCAGGATCACCTTCTGCAGCTCCCCTTGCTTCACGGACAGGTATAGCTGCCGGGGGTGGAAACGGAGTTTCTTCCGCCTGCCatggtgagggagggagagggggttgAGTCCCCAGATTCAAGCATCGGTCCCAACACCTGTAGCTCCACACTTCCAGCCCCAGTCCTAGCTGCTGTGCCCGAGGGCAACCCCTACTCACCTCTCTGACTCCTGAATGACCAGGGCCTTTTCCAGGGCCTCCCGGCCTGGGCCAGGTGGCAGCCCCACAGCTGAGAGGCGGCCCCCACTGGGCAGGGTTAGGGAGGGCCCCGAGCTGTCGATGGTGTCAGCCAGGGGGTCGCAGGGTGGACGCCGGGGCTCCCCCTGTCCTCGCATCCGGGCGCTGTGGGAGAAGGTGTGAATGTTCAGGGGAGACGGGGACTGGGGCAGGGagcagacagaaaggaagggcaaagCCAGTACCTGGGCTGGGAAGTGTCCGCTCTCCCAGGGGCATCCTGGGCCaggggcgggggggcaggggctgcagtGCCAGCCGGTGGGGTCACCCCATCCCCCCGGGGGATGGTCACCTCCTGGGCCTCAGATGCGTCCTCCCCACAGTGGGGACAGAAGACCATCCCGTTCAGCTGGGACACACAGGCCTTGTGGAAGCGGTGGGCCACTCGGAAGTCAGGGTGACACTCCAGGAAGGTGCCCTGGGGGCAGGAAAACAATGTGGCCAGGCTCTGGGAGCCCCTACCCCCATGGGGCATGCTGCCTGTCTGCCCCACTGGTCACTCACCGCCGTGC
This genomic interval from Balaenoptera ricei isolate mBalRic1 chromosome 11, mBalRic1.hap2, whole genome shotgun sequence contains the following:
- the EHMT2 gene encoding histone-lysine N-methyltransferase EHMT2 isoform X6, with the translated sequence MAAAAGAAAAAAAEGEAPAEMGALVLEKEPRGATERVHGSLGDTPRSEEILPKANPDSLETAGPSSPASVTVTVGDEGADTPVGATPLIGDEPENLEGDGDLHGGRILMGHATKSFPSSPSKGGACPSRAKMSMTGAGKSPPSVQSLAMRLLSMPGAQGATAAGPEPPPATASPEGQPKVHRARKTMSKPGNGQPPVPEKRPPEVQHFRMSDDVHSLGKVTSDVAKRRKLNSGGGLSEVEALAEQLSEEEEEEEEEEEEEEEEEEEEEEEEEDEESGNQSDRSGSSGRRKAKKKWRKDSPWVKPSRKRRKREPPRAKEPRGVSNDTSSLETERGFEELPLCSCRMEAPKIDRISERAGHKCMATESVDGELSGCNAAILKRETMRPSSRVALMVLCETHRARMVKHHCCPGCGYFCTAGTFLECHPDFRVAHRFHKACVSQLNGMVFCPHCGEDASEAQEVTIPRGDGVTPPAGTAAPAPPPLAQDAPGRADTSQPSARMRGQGEPRRPPCDPLADTIDSSGPSLTLPSGGRLSAVGLPPGPGREALEKALVIQESERRKKLRFHPRQLYLSVKQGELQKVILMLLDNLDPNFQSDQQSKRTPLHAAAQKGSVEICHVLLQAGANINAVDKQQRTPLMEAVVNNHLEVARYMVQRGGCVYSKEEDGSTCLHHAAKIGNLEMVSLLLSTGQVDVNAQDSGGWTPIIWAAEHKHIEVIRMLLTRGADVTLTDNEENICLHWASFTGSAAIAEVLLNARCDLHAVNYHGDTPLHIAARESYHDCVLLFLSRGANPELRNKEGDTAWDLTPERSDVWFALQLNRKLRLGVGNRAIRTEKIICRDVARGYENVPIPCVNGVDGEPCPEDYKYISENCETSTMNIDRNITHLQHCTCGDDCSSSNCLCGQLSIRCWYDKDGRLLQEFNKIEPPLIFECNQACSCWRNCKNRVVQSGIKVRLQLYRTAKMGWGVRALQTIPQGTFICEYVGELISDAEADVREDDSYLFDLDNKDGEVYCIDARYYGNISRFINHLCDPNIIPVRVFMLHQDLRFPRIAFFSSRDIRAGEELGFDYGDRFWDIKSKYFTCQCGSEKCKHSAEAIALEQSRLARLDPHPELLPELGSLPPVNP